A segment of the Pseudobacteriovorax antillogorgiicola genome:
CTCATTTCCAAGTTTGCCTTAGGCAATCAAAAATATGAAATGATGGCAAAGGGCCATGTGACAAGTGGCAAGCGCCAAGCGTCTGGGTTGGGGCTGGTTTTCATCTATGCCTTAGTTTTGGGAACTGTAATTGCAGCGCTGATTCCTCATATATCGGTAGTGATTACAAGTTTGAGTGACAAGTGGTTTATGACGGTTCTGCCTGAAAACTACACCCTCAAGTATTATGCTCAGATTTTTGAGGCTGAATTGCCTTATATCAGTATTAAAAATAGTCTTTTCTTTGCTGGGCTTTCGACGATTGTGGATTTGGTCTTAGGTCTTTTGATCGCCTACGTGATTGTACGCAAGCTTGTCCCATTCCCAAGTCTCTTGGATAGTTTAGTGATGGTGCCGCTCGCGCTGCCGGGTATCGTTTTGGCCTTTGGCTACGTAGTAACCTATTCAGATACGGCTCTAGATCCCTTAAACAATCCGATTCCCCTCTTGGTTATCGCTTATGCGATCAGGCGCTTGCCTTACATGGTGCGTTCCGCTGTCGCTGGGCTCCAGCAGACCAGCATCTCCCTTGAAGAAGCATCGGAGACTTTCGGAGCGTCCCGTTTTCACACCATGCGGAAGATTACCATTCCACTGGTTATGGCGAACTTGATCGCAGGAGCACTACTGTGCTTCTCCTATGCAATGCTTGATGTTAGCGACAGTCTGATTCTCGCGATGAAAGAGAAATTCTATCCACTAACCAAGGCGATTTACGTGCTGTTCTTGGAACAGGGCAGTGGTGAATTGGTGGCGAGTGCTCTTGGTATGGTTGGCATGCTCATTCTAACCGTCTGCATCATGGGATCTTCTTTGATCCTAGGCAAGAAGATGGGTGAGTTGTTCCGTTCATAGGATCGACTTTTTATTCTAAGCGCTAAAAAAGGCCCTTGAACAGGGCCTTTTTTTGGCATCGATAAATGACTTTAGTAAGTCTTTTTCTTTTCATCACCCTTGGAAATCTTGCGGTCATCATCTAGATTTTGCCCATCTTTACCTTCCGCTAGCTTTTCTCCCAGGAAGATGCTTTCCCAGAAATTTCTGATCTCAGCGACCCGATCTTCTGTCATTTCAGGAACGCCTCCACCACCAGGGATTCCCGCTGGGTTGGCGGAAGCTGTGGCGGAAAGTAGGATGCTAGCCAAAAGTGCGCTTGCTATTTTCATGAGAAACTCCTTTCGTCAGATTAGAACTCGCGTTCTAACTTATTATACGGTCATTTTAGAATATTTATTTAGAATTTAAATTCTAAATTCTGATGAATTTTTGTACCAGTCGATAATGACATAATTATTTCTACTGGCGATGTAAGTAGGTTTCGTTAAGGAGCAGCTCTTGACCTTTGGTGGTATTTCCAGCATTCTGCCCTCATGAAAGAAGCGAAGCAGGCCAGAAGCCGAGAAACACAAAGAAAATTGATCCATGCAGCGGAAGAAGTCATTCGTGAGCAGGGAGCTGAAGGCCTTAAGGTCGATATTTTAACCAGCCGAGCTGGCTGTTCAGTGGGATCGTTTTATAATTTGTTTCAGGATCGTAATGAGATCATCTCGGCGGTGATGAGAGAGTTTAAATCTCGCATGATCGAAGAGATCAATAATATTCTATCCTTAGATAAACATGAACGCTCCAGTCGCGAGCAAGTATTTGAAATCGTTGTTGATTTTGCGGTTCATGTCTACAGTGGCAACGATTCCCTGTTTCGGGTGGCGCAGGGTGCCTATAGTGATATTCCAGAGCTTGTTGATAATGGTAATGAGATTGTAGCTGTTGCTGTGGATCGGCTTGCAGCACTGCCGTGTATGCAAGCTTTGGATCGACGAGCCATTGAGTTTTTGGTGAGAATCAATATCGCGAGCTGCGATCACTATTTATTCTGGCAGAAGCTTCAGTATGAGGACCCTCTGTTTCTGAAAAAAATGCTCCTCAATCTACTTCGAAATGCATATCCCAACTAAGAATTGTAAAATGAGTGAAGCAGCACACTGAAGGCGGAAGAAGTTTCTCAAGCAATCGATAATTTGGCGTTCAAAAAGAAAAGTGCTGGCAACATTGCCAACACTTCGCCGAATGGGGACATCTATCCGGCGGGGCGGATAGAATTCTATTTGTGTAAAAGGTATGGCTCGCATCCATGGCCGTTCTAGGGACCAAACTCAATGTACAAGACTAAGAAGCCTTTTTTTGGCAGCCGTTGATGGGATCGGGGTGATCAACGACAGCCGTTGCGCAGGGCTTCCTGGGGCAAACCAGTCTTGAACCATTTGCCATGGATCCGAACCATGAGTCACTTGGATTTCCCTATGCAGTGTTATAGGGAGCACCTCGTGCCCAGATAGAAAGAGGTGGATGGTAGGCGAGGCCATATCACGCCATGTTCAGTTCAGCTCCACTCCGCAAAT
Coding sequences within it:
- a CDS encoding ABC transporter permease, with the translated sequence MANREESSKLARVLSNAVGYGTVAATIAILFFFLVWPVAVIVSKAFINDGQFTLEYFPLLFANELFKNSMVNSLWIGVATTVLTTIVSLPLAIINAKYEFRGKALLSGLLLVPMVMPPFVGAIGIQRFFARRGSVNIALMEWGIIDTPIDWLGPENMFWAVVVLEVLHLYPIMYLNLTAALANIDPSVEEMATTLGVPRWRQYLDIIWPLARPGYFAGAIIVFIWALTDLGTPLLVGFHETIPVQIFNMITDVNENPIGYSLVFIVIAMTVGFFLISKFALGNQKYEMMAKGHVTSGKRQASGLGLVFIYALVLGTVIAALIPHISVVITSLSDKWFMTVLPENYTLKYYAQIFEAELPYISIKNSLFFAGLSTIVDLVLGLLIAYVIVRKLVPFPSLLDSLVMVPLALPGIVLAFGYVVTYSDTALDPLNNPIPLLVIAYAIRRLPYMVRSAVAGLQQTSISLEEASETFGASRFHTMRKITIPLVMANLIAGALLCFSYAMLDVSDSLILAMKEKFYPLTKAIYVLFLEQGSGELVASALGMVGMLILTVCIMGSSLILGKKMGELFRS
- a CDS encoding TetR/AcrR family transcriptional regulator produces the protein MKEAKQARSRETQRKLIHAAEEVIREQGAEGLKVDILTSRAGCSVGSFYNLFQDRNEIISAVMREFKSRMIEEINNILSLDKHERSSREQVFEIVVDFAVHVYSGNDSLFRVAQGAYSDIPELVDNGNEIVAVAVDRLAALPCMQALDRRAIEFLVRINIASCDHYLFWQKLQYEDPLFLKKMLLNLLRNAYPN